The following proteins come from a genomic window of Micromonospora zamorensis:
- a CDS encoding glycine betaine ABC transporter substrate-binding protein codes for MRAGSRLAIGAVGVVAGAALLTGCGGAGSSGTDAPQTSASGAGCAPVAGQQLIALQDDKKLQNSDNVIPAVNSKAANPQLIAALDKVSTALDTPKLIQLNKAVNEDRKTPKVAAEEFASANNLTAGIAKGPGGDITVGAGNFAESQILGELYRIALTAAGYQVKVQQIGNRELYAPALEKGEIQVVPEYAATMAEFLNTKANGANAQPISSPDINTTVTALKTEGDKAGLTFGTPAAAQDQNAFAVTQAFADKYGVRTLSELAAKCSGSATVLGGPPECEQRPFCKPGLEKTYGLSVGKFSSLDQGGPLTKSGLRDGSISVGLIFSSDGAFATS; via the coding sequence ATGCGCGCAGGTTCACGTCTGGCGATCGGCGCTGTCGGCGTCGTCGCCGGGGCAGCACTCCTCACCGGATGCGGTGGCGCCGGCTCGTCCGGCACCGACGCACCCCAGACGAGCGCCTCCGGCGCCGGGTGCGCCCCGGTCGCCGGTCAGCAGCTCATCGCTCTGCAGGACGACAAGAAGCTCCAGAACTCCGACAACGTCATTCCCGCGGTCAACAGCAAGGCGGCCAACCCGCAGCTGATCGCCGCACTGGACAAGGTCTCCACCGCGCTCGACACCCCGAAGCTGATCCAGCTCAACAAGGCCGTCAACGAGGACCGCAAGACCCCCAAGGTGGCGGCCGAGGAGTTCGCCAGCGCGAACAACCTCACCGCGGGCATCGCCAAGGGCCCGGGCGGCGACATCACGGTGGGTGCCGGCAACTTTGCCGAGAGTCAGATCCTGGGCGAGCTGTACCGGATCGCGCTCACCGCCGCGGGCTACCAGGTCAAGGTGCAGCAGATCGGCAACCGTGAGCTGTACGCGCCGGCGCTGGAGAAGGGCGAGATCCAGGTCGTCCCGGAGTACGCGGCGACCATGGCCGAGTTCCTCAACACCAAGGCCAACGGCGCCAACGCCCAGCCGATCTCGTCGCCCGACATCAACACGACGGTGACCGCGCTGAAGACCGAGGGCGACAAGGCCGGCCTCACCTTCGGCACCCCGGCGGCCGCTCAGGACCAGAACGCCTTCGCGGTGACCCAGGCCTTCGCCGACAAGTACGGCGTTCGGACCCTGTCCGAGTTGGCCGCGAAGTGCTCGGGCAGCGCGACCGTGCTGGGCGGCCCGCCGGAGTGCGAGCAGCGTCCGTTCTGCAAGCCGGGTCTGGAGAAGACCTACGGGCTGTCGGTGGGCAAGTTCTCCTCGCTGGACCAGGGCGGACCGCTGACCAAGAGCGGCCTGCGTGACGGTTCGATCAGCGTGGGCCTGATCTTCTCCTCGGACGGCGCCTTCGCCACGAGCTGA
- a CDS encoding ABC transporter permease, with amino-acid sequence MGYEEAGRDRSAEPSSGVPAAVLENVFDDPTHGEPGRDRIGVHLGWEFLLLAGLAALGWLLWQEDSAALRGDNLRTLLVAAVGLGLLALAAGLSLRTAAPNLAVGPIALAAALHYAEQGDRGLPASVGPAVGVAALGGLALALVVVVLHVPGWAASLAGAAGVVVYIERRSAPVLVQGDYDPGRNAGYLIAGFAAVAILGGLFGATRAVRRLAGRYRPIADPARRRGTLAAVVTAVALVGSSVLAALAGVLFAANGLEAVAPTSGLDWTVLAVGVAMLAGTSAYGRRGGVFGTVLAVGVVALFQTYAPERGWTLSNWAVGGVALGVGLLVTRLVETFGRPRPGSTDRPEPVGDGTISTGWTMPQSRPVDNWPPTLPTPAAPQPADPWRDPRWEDSPRRWDTDER; translated from the coding sequence ATGGGGTACGAAGAAGCTGGCCGGGACCGGTCGGCGGAACCCTCGTCGGGGGTGCCCGCCGCCGTTCTGGAGAACGTCTTCGACGACCCCACCCACGGAGAGCCCGGCCGGGATCGGATCGGCGTGCACCTGGGCTGGGAGTTCCTGCTGCTGGCCGGGCTGGCGGCGCTGGGCTGGCTGCTCTGGCAGGAAGACTCGGCCGCCCTGCGCGGCGACAACCTGCGGACGCTGCTGGTCGCCGCGGTCGGGCTGGGGCTGCTCGCCCTGGCTGCCGGGCTGAGCCTGCGGACGGCGGCACCGAACCTGGCCGTCGGGCCGATCGCGCTCGCCGCCGCCCTGCACTACGCCGAGCAGGGCGATCGGGGCCTGCCGGCGTCGGTCGGCCCGGCCGTGGGCGTCGCCGCGCTGGGTGGGCTGGCGCTGGCGCTGGTCGTGGTGGTGCTGCACGTGCCCGGTTGGGCTGCCAGCCTGGCCGGCGCTGCCGGTGTGGTGGTGTACATCGAACGTCGGTCGGCGCCCGTGCTGGTGCAGGGCGACTACGACCCGGGGCGCAACGCCGGGTATCTCATCGCCGGTTTCGCCGCGGTGGCCATCCTCGGCGGGTTGTTCGGCGCCACCCGGGCTGTTCGCCGGCTGGCCGGCCGGTACCGGCCGATCGCCGATCCGGCCCGTCGGCGGGGCACGTTGGCCGCAGTGGTCACCGCTGTCGCGTTGGTCGGTTCCAGCGTGCTGGCCGCCCTCGCCGGCGTGCTGTTCGCCGCCAACGGCCTCGAAGCGGTCGCGCCCACCTCGGGCCTGGACTGGACGGTGCTGGCGGTGGGGGTGGCCATGCTCGCGGGCACCAGCGCGTACGGCCGTCGGGGCGGGGTGTTCGGCACGGTGCTGGCGGTCGGCGTGGTCGCCCTCTTCCAGACGTACGCGCCGGAGCGTGGCTGGACGTTGAGCAACTGGGCGGTCGGCGGGGTGGCGCTCGGCGTCGGCCTGCTGGTCACCAGGCTGGTCGAGACGTTCGGACGGCCCCGACCGGGCAGCACCGACCGGCCCGAGCCGGTCGGCGACGGCACGATCAGCACGGGTTGGACCATGCCCCAGTCCCGGCCGGTCGACAACTGGCCCCCGACGCTGCCGACTCCCGCCGCGCCCCAACCGGCCGACCCGTGGCGGGATCCGCGCTGGGAGGACAGCCCACGCCGGTGGGACACCGACGAGCGGTGA
- a CDS encoding ABC transporter permease, giving the protein MSVADNPIGQAIVWINDPLNWTNPGGMLDRLGEHLTISAMAVALGCLVAWPVGLWLGHLGRGGGLVVLVSNATLAIPTLALLTILPVVFASGFGRTPVVVALAVFAVPPLLANAYTGVRQVDPEARDAARGMGLSGGQLLRRVELPLAVPYLAAGFRTAAVQVIATAALASFVNGGGLGQIIRTGFGLGVAVGGGQIVAGGVLVAGLALLAEVVLGGVERLVTPRPLRRGRQRLGRPRPADATGNA; this is encoded by the coding sequence GTGAGCGTCGCGGACAACCCGATCGGCCAGGCGATCGTCTGGATCAACGACCCACTCAACTGGACCAACCCCGGCGGCATGCTGGACCGCCTCGGTGAGCACCTGACGATCTCGGCGATGGCGGTGGCGCTCGGCTGCCTGGTGGCCTGGCCGGTCGGGCTCTGGCTGGGGCACCTCGGCCGGGGCGGTGGCCTTGTGGTGCTGGTGTCCAACGCCACCCTGGCCATCCCCACTCTGGCGCTGTTGACCATCCTGCCGGTGGTCTTCGCCAGCGGCTTCGGGCGTACGCCGGTCGTGGTGGCGTTGGCCGTCTTCGCCGTGCCACCGCTGCTGGCCAACGCGTACACCGGGGTGCGGCAGGTGGACCCGGAGGCCCGCGACGCGGCCCGGGGGATGGGCCTGTCCGGCGGGCAGCTGCTGCGCCGGGTCGAGTTGCCGCTCGCGGTGCCCTACCTGGCGGCCGGTTTCCGGACCGCGGCGGTCCAGGTGATCGCGACCGCGGCGCTGGCCTCGTTCGTCAACGGCGGTGGCCTTGGCCAGATCATCCGCACCGGGTTCGGCCTGGGTGTCGCGGTCGGCGGGGGTCAGATCGTCGCCGGCGGTGTGCTGGTGGCCGGGCTCGCGCTTCTGGCCGAGGTGGTCCTCGGCGGCGTCGAACGACTGGTCACCCCCCGGCCACTGCGGCGCGGCCGGCAGCGCCTCGGACGGCCCCGGCCCGCCGACGCCACCGGGAACGCCTGA
- the folB gene encoding dihydroneopterin aldolase produces MTTDRIQLTGLRAHGRHGVYDFERAQGQDFVVDAVLELDLAPAAASDDVSDTVHYGELAERLVAVVTGEPVNLIETLADRLLAVCLADERVGVATITVHKPEAPVPHTFSDVAVTMTRARAR; encoded by the coding sequence ATGACGACGGACCGGATCCAGCTGACCGGCCTGCGGGCCCACGGCCGGCACGGGGTGTACGACTTCGAGCGGGCGCAGGGGCAGGACTTCGTGGTCGACGCCGTCCTCGAACTGGACCTCGCCCCGGCCGCTGCCAGCGACGACGTCAGCGACACCGTCCACTACGGCGAGTTGGCCGAACGCCTGGTCGCCGTGGTGACCGGCGAGCCGGTCAACCTGATCGAGACCCTCGCGGACCGGCTCCTCGCGGTCTGCCTGGCCGACGAACGGGTCGGCGTCGCCACGATCACCGTGCACAAACCGGAGGCCCCGGTGCCGCACACCTTCAGCGACGTGGCCGTCACCATGACCCGGGCGCGTGCCCGGTGA
- a CDS encoding ABC transporter permease, with protein MSFRLSYRADPGNPWFSWQYVRDNSDTILAAVREHASLTGRAVLFAVLIALPLSVLAYWFRPLAGPILAVSGVVYTIPSLALFAFIAPYLGTGTTTVLVGLVLYALLLIVRNVVAGLNQVPPEVGEAAEGMGYGRWGRLFRIDLPLALPGIVTGVRLATVSTVALVTVGVLVGHGGLGQLIFAGFQNNLYKAEIMTAALLCVALAVALDLLLVLVARLVTPWSARRAR; from the coding sequence ATGTCCTTCCGCCTGAGCTACCGGGCCGACCCGGGTAACCCCTGGTTCTCCTGGCAGTACGTGCGGGACAACTCTGACACGATCCTCGCCGCGGTGCGCGAACACGCCTCCCTCACCGGGCGAGCGGTGCTGTTCGCGGTGTTGATCGCCCTGCCGTTGTCCGTTCTGGCGTACTGGTTCCGCCCGCTCGCCGGCCCGATCCTCGCCGTCAGCGGGGTCGTCTACACCATCCCGTCGCTGGCACTCTTCGCGTTCATCGCCCCCTACCTGGGCACCGGGACGACCACGGTGCTGGTCGGGCTGGTCCTCTACGCGTTGCTGCTGATCGTGCGCAATGTGGTGGCCGGGCTCAACCAGGTGCCTCCGGAGGTCGGCGAGGCCGCCGAGGGCATGGGCTACGGCCGGTGGGGGCGGCTGTTCCGGATCGATCTGCCGTTGGCGCTGCCGGGCATCGTCACCGGCGTACGGTTGGCGACCGTCTCGACCGTGGCGTTGGTCACAGTCGGGGTGCTGGTCGGGCACGGCGGTCTCGGGCAGTTGATCTTTGCGGGTTTCCAGAACAACCTCTACAAGGCTGAGATCATGACCGCCGCGCTGCTCTGCGTGGCGCTCGCAGTCGCGCTCGACCTGCTGCTCGTCCTGGTCGCCCGGCTGGTGACCCCCTGGTCCGCCCGGAGGGCACGGTGA
- the folK gene encoding 2-amino-4-hydroxy-6-hydroxymethyldihydropteridine diphosphokinase, translating to MTRAVLSLGSNLGDRLEHLRTAVATLGDAVLVLSGVYETPPWGDADQPAYLNAVLLVQDESATPRDWLERARDAERAAGRVRDPQRRFGPRTLDVDVIAVWGDDDEPVLSDDPELTLPHPRAHLRAFVLRPWIDIQPYGRLPGHGWLTDLLTTGPAADEALELRPRPELALESTA from the coding sequence GTGACCCGGGCGGTGCTGTCGCTCGGCAGCAACCTGGGCGACCGTCTGGAGCACCTGCGCACGGCTGTCGCCACGCTCGGCGACGCCGTGCTCGTGCTCTCCGGGGTGTACGAGACTCCACCGTGGGGCGACGCCGACCAGCCCGCGTACCTCAATGCGGTGCTGCTGGTCCAGGACGAGAGCGCGACCCCGCGCGACTGGCTGGAGCGGGCCCGCGACGCGGAGCGCGCGGCCGGTCGCGTGCGTGACCCACAGCGGCGGTTCGGGCCGCGCACCCTGGACGTGGACGTGATCGCAGTCTGGGGCGACGACGACGAGCCGGTGCTCAGCGACGACCCGGAGCTGACCCTGCCGCACCCACGGGCGCACCTGCGCGCCTTCGTGCTGCGACCGTGGATCGACATCCAGCCGTACGGTCGGCTGCCCGGTCACGGCTGGCTGACCGACCTGCTGACCACCGGCCCCGCTGCGGACGAGGCGCTGGAACTGCGTCCTCGGCCGGAGTTGGCGTTAGAGTCGACGGCATGA
- a CDS encoding ABC transporter ATP-binding protein — protein MDVTPEAADVAESPRAAPIRLQGIQKRYPNGTEAVRDLSLDVRAGELVVLIGPSGCGKSTVLRMINRLIEPTAGRILLGDEDVTDVDPVRLRRRIGYVIQNVGLFPHQTVRANVATVPGLLRWPKDQTRARVDELLDLVGLDPAEFGGRYPHELSGGQRQRVGVARALAADPVVLLMDEPFSAVDPIVRARLQEEFLRLQAEVRKTIVLVTHDLDEAVRLGDRIAVLSEGGHLEQYDTPAALLGAPATPFVREFVGADRGIRRLAVTPLDRESLEPVPGDAAADLPTVALDGSAYDALAVLLTSGRDQLVVTDGGRPVGTLSRQRLLDLGRPAN, from the coding sequence GTGGACGTTACCCCGGAGGCCGCCGACGTGGCCGAATCCCCTCGCGCGGCGCCGATCCGCCTACAGGGCATCCAGAAGCGCTACCCGAACGGCACCGAGGCCGTCCGGGACCTCAGCCTGGACGTCCGGGCCGGCGAGCTGGTGGTGCTGATCGGCCCGTCCGGCTGCGGCAAGTCGACAGTGCTGCGCATGATCAATCGCCTGATCGAGCCGACCGCCGGCCGGATCCTGCTGGGCGACGAGGACGTCACCGACGTCGACCCGGTCCGACTGCGCCGCCGAATCGGTTACGTGATCCAGAACGTCGGCCTCTTTCCACACCAGACGGTCCGGGCCAACGTGGCCACAGTGCCGGGCCTGCTGCGATGGCCCAAGGACCAGACCCGGGCACGGGTCGACGAGTTGCTCGACCTCGTCGGGCTGGACCCGGCCGAGTTCGGCGGTCGCTACCCGCACGAGCTGTCCGGCGGCCAGCGGCAGCGGGTCGGGGTGGCGCGGGCACTCGCCGCCGACCCGGTGGTGCTGCTGATGGACGAGCCGTTCTCGGCCGTCGACCCGATCGTGCGGGCGCGCCTCCAGGAGGAGTTCCTCCGCCTCCAGGCCGAGGTCCGCAAGACGATCGTGCTGGTCACCCACGACCTCGACGAGGCCGTCCGGCTCGGCGACCGGATCGCGGTGCTCTCCGAGGGCGGGCATCTGGAGCAGTACGACACGCCTGCCGCGTTGCTCGGCGCACCCGCCACCCCGTTCGTGCGTGAGTTCGTCGGCGCCGACCGGGGCATCCGCCGGCTGGCGGTCACTCCACTGGACCGGGAGTCGCTCGAACCCGTACCCGGGGACGCCGCGGCGGACCTGCCGACCGTTGCGCTGGACGGCTCCGCGTACGACGCGCTGGCCGTGCTGCTCACCTCGGGACGGGACCAACTCGTGGTGACCGACGGCGGCCGACCGGTGGGCACGCTCAGCCGACAGCGGCTGCTCGACCTCGGCCGCCCGGCAAACTGA
- the folP gene encoding dihydropteroate synthase, producing MTDLVRAPGPVVMGVLNVTPDSFSDGGRYADLEAAVGHGVRLRDAGAHLVDIGGESTRPGAERIDAATEVDRVLPVIRELTAAGVAVSIDTSRARVAEAALAAGAAVVNDVSGGLADPDMARVVRDAHCPWVLMHWRGHSRTMRELATYTDVVADVRAELAQRIDAALAAGVAADRLVVDPGLGFAKTAAHNWELSARLPELLDLGYPLLFGASRKSYLGGLLAAPDGTPRPTAEREAATVATSVLAVAAGAWGVRVHDVRATADALAVWAATGSPRLAGAHHDRQQGARSHHHRQEVQR from the coding sequence GTGACCGATCTGGTGCGGGCTCCGGGCCCGGTGGTGATGGGCGTCCTCAACGTCACACCGGACTCCTTCTCCGACGGCGGACGGTACGCCGACCTCGAAGCGGCCGTCGGACACGGCGTCCGTCTGCGCGACGCTGGCGCGCACCTGGTCGACATCGGCGGCGAGTCGACCCGTCCGGGCGCCGAGCGGATCGACGCCGCGACCGAGGTCGACAGGGTCCTGCCGGTCATCCGCGAGCTGACCGCGGCGGGCGTCGCGGTCAGCATCGACACCAGCCGAGCGCGGGTGGCGGAAGCCGCCCTGGCCGCCGGTGCGGCGGTGGTCAACGACGTCTCCGGCGGGCTGGCCGACCCGGACATGGCCCGCGTGGTCCGCGACGCGCACTGCCCCTGGGTGCTGATGCACTGGCGGGGGCACTCCCGCACGATGCGCGAGCTGGCCACCTACACCGACGTGGTGGCCGACGTCCGAGCCGAGCTGGCCCAACGCATCGACGCGGCGCTCGCCGCCGGGGTGGCCGCCGACCGTCTCGTCGTCGACCCCGGCCTCGGCTTCGCCAAGACGGCCGCGCACAACTGGGAGCTCAGCGCCCGACTGCCGGAGCTGCTGGACCTCGGCTACCCGCTGCTCTTCGGGGCCAGCCGCAAGTCCTATCTCGGTGGGCTGCTGGCCGCCCCCGACGGCACCCCACGGCCGACCGCCGAGCGGGAGGCGGCCACAGTGGCCACCAGCGTGCTGGCGGTGGCCGCGGGCGCCTGGGGCGTACGCGTGCACGACGTGCGGGCCACCGCCGACGCGCTCGCCGTCTGGGCCGCGACCGGCAGCCCGCGCCTGGCCGGCGCGCACCACGACCGCCAGCAGGGCGCGCGCAGCCACCACCACCGGCAAGAGGTGCAACGATGA
- a CDS encoding DUF3180 domain-containing protein — MTQAKSPPPGGSGPDRSRMGPTRISTLVVAALAAAAVAWLLISTLYYSGIPRLPWLPVVTLAGLAVLEAYAAINTRGRIERKPGREPVNPLMVARFVVLAKASALAAAIFAGFYAGLTGWLFVETTRAALDDRPAAAGGLLASLALVGAALWLERSCRVPERPDDEREQDPRESRPGQR; from the coding sequence ATGACGCAGGCGAAGTCCCCACCACCGGGCGGGTCGGGCCCGGACCGGTCCAGGATGGGTCCCACCCGGATCTCGACCCTGGTCGTGGCCGCCCTGGCCGCCGCGGCGGTGGCCTGGCTGCTGATCAGCACTCTCTACTACAGCGGCATCCCCCGGCTGCCCTGGCTGCCGGTGGTGACGCTGGCCGGGCTCGCCGTGCTCGAGGCGTACGCCGCGATCAACACCCGGGGCCGGATCGAGCGCAAGCCCGGCCGGGAGCCGGTCAACCCGCTGATGGTCGCCCGTTTCGTGGTGCTGGCCAAGGCATCGGCGCTGGCCGCGGCCATCTTCGCGGGGTTCTACGCGGGGCTCACCGGCTGGCTCTTCGTGGAGACCACCCGCGCCGCCCTCGACGACCGTCCGGCGGCGGCCGGGGGCCTGCTCGCCTCGCTGGCTCTGGTCGGTGCCGCGTTGTGGCTGGAGCGCTCCTGCCGGGTGCCGGAACGCCCCGACGACGAGCGCGAGCAGGACCCACGGGAGAGCCGCCCCGGCCAGCGCTGA
- a CDS encoding ATP-binding protein translates to MSRSSTPGSPAGRPAGPAGHRAHSFDYTEDEDEVALDPALVTSPGHGAVGVFQAPRPIPRRTPPAEPSAVSAGENADIDSPFLDLFGGARPGGARAVTAGPSTREQPAIPQQQLPAPARPAPELEPPWTPDDQAGGRSVEPRHGGAHLGGESRVPHQAGDRLPMVRPPREPDVTPDGTSGSRPNGPTTRQPDIAPTARPTATPSSRPTAPVDQPVSPVGGPTAPVDRPAVRARADRPALEGTQRRAADSERPKGAGKEVAPPRERGASRQDRPTKPTRIRAPKIKFGDRDPAVELAITEIAGHLTFTPNTVTAWYWLPEVRWAFRPDAEREALLSAISEQYAGLAGFRLHLRRTTRPFPADEWARTIDAHTAAPLADVPGTTGWADHLVAAQRHLMAVNHAEGQTYLGVTFARRSLGDSLTERLLRTFGRGTADGERRKLGRTVEQFDEVLGAFGMRGRRVTAQELEWLLYRSVALCMAPPGRLSPVTNGQWERGDLLALTEQVERYRTPYGSTVKLVNRMTGEERHVAVLAVGRMEPLEIPERHEPWLHFHERLPWPMEISTRVDILGSGDSFRNLEHRLRMIRSQQLDYAEHGIDAPPELERLAKRALVIGDEMTTGLPVDSARAHGWHRIAVGGRTREECMERARRLIQLYSRELRISLQHPKNQDWLAREFIPGEPIANTGYVRRMPVPLLAAALPQAASNVGDRRGDLIGRTAGTCRRPVFLDLHFPMEVRERSGLAVFVAEPGGGKSTLLGALGYLAARRGVQVTLLDPSGPLARLCAMPELRPYSRVLNLTGSEHGTLAPYSLIPTPLRSEFGAGAAGDREFEIAVSNARAERRMLVQDICMMLVPPQVAREASTATLFRHAVRQVPAEETSTLDDVVSCLGRLDDDAGKELANLLLDTAEMPLAMLFFGRPPEGLLGADAALTVITMAGLRLPDLKIEREYWSAEEALALPMLHTAHRLAVRRCYGGSMSSRKLVGLDEAHFMEGWRSGRSFLVRLARDSRKWNLAALVASQNPKDILGLDVQNLVSTVFVGRIAEDAEIASEALRLLRVPVNDGYEATLASLSAADTSSSNRLGFREFVMRDVDGRVQKVRVDVSYVEGLLDHLDTTPAAIAAAAGVLPSIPLPDLEA, encoded by the coding sequence ATGAGCCGCTCTTCCACGCCGGGTTCTCCGGCCGGCCGCCCGGCCGGGCCGGCAGGTCACCGTGCGCACTCGTTCGACTACACCGAGGATGAGGACGAGGTGGCGCTCGACCCCGCGCTGGTGACGTCACCCGGCCACGGCGCGGTCGGCGTGTTCCAGGCGCCCCGGCCGATTCCGCGCCGGACGCCCCCGGCCGAGCCCAGCGCGGTCTCGGCCGGCGAGAACGCCGACATCGACTCCCCTTTCCTGGACCTCTTCGGCGGCGCTCGGCCCGGCGGGGCGCGAGCCGTCACGGCCGGCCCGAGCACCCGGGAGCAGCCGGCGATCCCGCAGCAGCAGCTCCCGGCACCAGCTCGACCGGCTCCCGAGCTGGAGCCACCGTGGACGCCCGACGACCAGGCCGGCGGCCGCAGTGTCGAGCCCCGACACGGCGGCGCTCACCTGGGCGGCGAGTCACGGGTGCCGCATCAGGCCGGCGACCGGCTGCCGATGGTCCGTCCGCCGCGCGAGCCGGACGTCACCCCCGACGGCACATCCGGGTCGAGGCCCAACGGCCCGACGACCCGACAACCTGACATCGCACCCACCGCACGGCCGACGGCAACGCCGTCGAGTCGGCCAACGGCACCGGTGGACCAGCCAGTGTCGCCGGTTGGCGGACCAACCGCCCCGGTGGATCGCCCGGCAGTCCGCGCAAGAGCGGACCGGCCAGCTCTGGAGGGGACCCAGCGCCGCGCCGCCGACTCGGAGCGACCCAAGGGTGCCGGGAAAGAGGTCGCCCCACCCCGCGAACGTGGTGCGAGCCGCCAGGACCGACCGACCAAGCCGACCCGGATCCGCGCCCCGAAGATCAAGTTCGGTGACCGGGACCCGGCGGTCGAGCTGGCCATCACCGAGATCGCCGGTCACCTGACCTTCACTCCCAACACGGTCACCGCCTGGTACTGGCTGCCCGAGGTTCGCTGGGCGTTCCGCCCGGACGCCGAACGCGAAGCGTTGTTGTCGGCGATCTCCGAGCAGTACGCCGGCCTGGCCGGCTTCCGGCTGCACCTGCGCCGCACCACCCGGCCGTTCCCCGCCGACGAGTGGGCGCGCACCATCGACGCCCACACCGCCGCACCGCTCGCCGACGTTCCCGGCACCACCGGCTGGGCCGACCACCTGGTCGCCGCCCAGCGGCACCTGATGGCGGTCAACCACGCCGAAGGCCAGACCTACCTGGGTGTCACCTTCGCCCGCCGATCCCTCGGCGACTCGCTCACCGAACGCCTGCTGCGCACCTTCGGTCGGGGCACCGCCGACGGCGAACGCCGCAAGCTGGGCCGCACCGTGGAGCAGTTCGACGAGGTGCTCGGCGCGTTCGGCATGCGCGGCCGACGGGTCACCGCACAGGAGCTCGAATGGCTGCTCTACCGCTCGGTGGCGCTGTGCATGGCACCCCCCGGGCGGCTCTCCCCGGTGACCAACGGCCAGTGGGAGCGCGGTGACCTGCTCGCCCTGACCGAGCAGGTCGAGCGCTACCGCACCCCGTACGGCTCCACAGTCAAGCTGGTCAACCGGATGACCGGCGAGGAACGGCACGTGGCCGTGCTCGCGGTCGGCCGGATGGAGCCGCTGGAGATCCCGGAACGGCACGAGCCCTGGCTGCACTTCCACGAGCGGCTGCCCTGGCCGATGGAAATCTCCACCCGCGTCGACATCCTCGGCTCCGGCGACTCCTTCCGTAACCTCGAACACCGGCTACGGATGATCCGCTCCCAGCAGCTCGACTACGCCGAGCACGGCATCGACGCACCGCCGGAGCTGGAGCGACTGGCCAAGCGGGCGCTGGTGATCGGCGACGAGATGACCACCGGCCTGCCGGTCGACTCGGCCCGCGCGCACGGCTGGCACCGGATCGCCGTCGGCGGCCGGACCAGGGAGGAGTGCATGGAGCGGGCCCGCAGGCTCATCCAGCTCTACTCCCGGGAGCTGCGCATCTCGCTGCAACACCCGAAGAACCAGGACTGGCTGGCCCGCGAGTTCATCCCCGGCGAGCCGATCGCCAACACCGGCTACGTTCGCCGCATGCCGGTGCCGCTGCTGGCCGCCGCACTCCCCCAGGCCGCATCGAACGTGGGCGACCGGCGGGGCGACCTCATCGGCCGGACCGCTGGCACCTGCCGCCGCCCGGTCTTCCTCGACCTGCACTTCCCCATGGAGGTCCGGGAACGCTCCGGGCTCGCTGTCTTCGTCGCCGAACCGGGCGGTGGAAAGTCCACCCTGCTCGGCGCGCTGGGCTACCTGGCCGCCCGCAGAGGTGTCCAGGTGACCCTGCTCGACCCGTCCGGGCCGCTGGCCCGACTCTGCGCCATGCCCGAGCTGCGGCCGTACTCCCGGGTGTTGAACCTGACCGGCTCGGAGCACGGCACCCTGGCGCCCTACTCGCTCATCCCGACGCCACTGCGCAGCGAGTTCGGCGCCGGGGCCGCCGGTGACCGGGAGTTCGAGATCGCGGTCTCCAACGCGCGGGCCGAACGGCGAATGCTGGTCCAGGACATCTGCATGATGCTCGTTCCGCCGCAGGTCGCCCGGGAGGCGTCGACCGCCACCCTGTTCCGGCACGCGGTCCGTCAGGTCCCCGCCGAGGAGACGTCCACCCTGGACGACGTCGTGAGCTGCCTCGGGCGCCTCGACGACGACGCCGGCAAGGAGCTGGCCAACCTCCTGCTGGACACCGCCGAGATGCCCCTGGCCATGCTCTTCTTCGGCCGACCACCGGAAGGGCTGCTCGGCGCCGACGCCGCGCTGACCGTGATCACCATGGCCGGGCTGCGGTTGCCCGACCTCAAGATCGAACGGGAGTACTGGTCAGCCGAGGAGGCACTGGCCCTGCCGATGCTGCACACCGCGCACCGGCTCGCCGTACGCCGCTGCTACGGCGGCTCGATGTCGTCGCGCAAGCTCGTCGGCTTGGACGAGGCGCACTTCATGGAGGGCTGGCGATCCGGGCGTTCATTCCTGGTCCGGCTCGCCCGCGACTCCCGCAAGTGGAACCTCGCCGCGCTGGTCGCCTCGCAGAACCCCAAGGACATCCTCGGCCTCGACGTGCAGAACCTCGTCTCCACCGTCTTCGTCGGCCGGATCGCCGAGGACGCCGAGATCGCCTCCGAAGCGCTACGACTGCTGCGGGTGCCCGTCAACGACGGGTACGAAGCCACCCTCGCCTCACTCTCCGCCGCCGACACCAGCTCGTCCAACCGGCTCGGCTTCCGCGAGTTCGTGATGCGCGACGTCGACGGGCGGGTACAGAAGGTCCGCGTCGACGTCTCGTACGTCGAAGGGCTCCTGGACCACCTCGACACGACGCCCGCCGCGATCGCCGCGGCGGCTGGAGTGCTGCCGAGCATCCCCCTGCCGGATCTGGAGGCGTGA